GGAGGACTATTCTTTCTTCACGTCGTCCAGGAAGCTATAATTactaaaccaaaaaactatccTGTTAAAAGTCGACTTAAGCTCCTAGAGACACGTTCAGAAAGAGGCCAGAATCACTCTCATCAAGTGGAAACACAAATGTTCAATTGATGTCAGGATTCCTGTTTGGTCAGAAAGCACTGCTTTCTTCAACTGGATGTCGATCTTTTTAATGCTTTCTCTTTTTGCTGCGCGGCGAGTCATGTTTGTTACTGGtcggtttttttctctttttggtcGGTGTCTCTTCCATTCCTTTCTCGCGATCAGCTGAGGAAGAACAAACAAAAGTAAAGAGCCAATGAGCGGGAACTTCCTTCTCTCGACAATAAAAAATCATCTTAATAATATTGGGACTTGCAATGGAGAAATCAAGAATGCAGCCAGTACTGCCACGATGAGCAAGCATCTTTGCGCGTTCATGATTCTGGTGTAGCTCAACTAGGAAGTAATTGGTTCGGAAGAAAAATCTCCGGCGAAAACTGGAATGTTGCTAATTTGTTCTAGAAACAATTCAAGTtatcacagccgtgtttccgaCTTATTGGCTTACTTCGCCAATTAATGCTTGCCAACTTTCCATTACGTCGCTTGTGTATAAATTTACTTCCGAATTTATATCTGCGAAAAGGTTACATTGGGGGTATTTTATATTCGTTGTTAGTCATTGGCTTCGAGTGCCAACGTATTGGAGACAACCTCTTGAGTGCGAATTAAGGTGAACGCTGTGTTTCGCAAGTATAAAAATAACACAAGACAAGTAGCGTAAACTTTCAAGATATTGGTAACTGTTTTAGCCGTGTGAAAAGGACGCCTACGGTAACTCTGTAAAATTGTTACTTACCTCTAGCAGCTTCCTCTTCCAGTTCGGACCAATCTTTGCCGCTTTCTTCTTCGCTGCCCATGTCTTCTTCGATGTCTACAACAAAAAGAGGAAATAAAATGCTGACTCATTTGGTTGTCCACTGCAATGACCAGCTTCCTCTTTGTAAGACAAGGAAACGTCCTGCCGCATGGTAGAATGACTGTGTGAATTTTACAACAACTCAAGAATCCGTCTTCACATCTTCTAAAGTTGCTCGATAACGAAAGCCCGCGACCTTTCAAATTCAACTTTGAGAGAGCGCAAGATCCTTCCAAAGAAAAGTTAGGTTTTCAACTCTAGCTAGAatactggccccagttgttcgaagggtggatagcggcgctatccactgaataaatcactatccactggataacttaaTTGGTTTTGCTGccgtttatccgctggatagcgctatccatcgtttgaacaatttgGCCCAGAACTTTACAACCATGCAACAAGTAAGACAAGACTGACTATGAGCATTCTCTCGACTTGCACGTAGGCCAGAAATCCTTCCTTACCGGACCCCTCTTCGCTGGTTTCTGTTTCAGAAGAGTACTCCTCTTGGGACgactcttcttcttcttcagagCCTGACGGAGCGTACTCACTTTCTGGTTCGTCCTCACTATCATGCGCTTCGTCTCcctgaaattaaaagaagcgccAATAACACATTGCAGCCAGGTTGCCAATCACACATAGTTTGATGCTACTTTGGTTTGCAATTTGAATTAATAGTGCAGCTTAAAAAGGGACAATTCAGATACCCAAAAAAGGACTCAGTAAacgcgctgttacactgtgcgatttttcgtgcaacttgtttcgcaaGGTCaatgcgacacaagttgcacgaatcTTCGCgcaatgtaacataccttgcaacggccaaaaacgtTGCGAGACCAGATGCAGAACCCGTTGCGGAAAGaagaattgagttctactttccgcaacggttgcaACGAATGTTTTAAGCAATGTGCAttgtaacatctgtcctgcaatttgtgtcgcaacggtttgcggcaccagccaatgaaaatgttcctttaacctcatgtgatcatcgaaagcAGACAAATTTCATGAAACGTTCCTCAGCGTAATACCCCTAAAACAAATTGTTTCGTAATGTcagaacgtttgtagaaatggcgttgcgacacaagttgcacgaaaaattgcacagtgtaacaggaCCTTTGAATTGTAACCTTTTAAAGCCCTACATTCTCACAAAATTCATTGCGCTCCGTGACTGAATTTCGCCGTTCAACACGAAATTACTGGCATGTTGTTAACCCCGCTCGCTATTCGCATGAGTGTATTCAGCCAATGAGATTACGCATTTGGACAAGCCgtcatttaaaaacaaaaacaaacgaccgcAATGACTTGGGGGAAATATAGGCCTTTAAGATAtattcaaaattttccaaactAGAAAAGCATCACTGAAACTATTCCCAGGGCCTGACACCAAAGCTAGTTGGGAATTTGATTATCGAAACCATGGAGAAACGTTTCGCACAGAGTGAGCACTCTGTGAAAAAGACCAAGGCCTTTATTTCATGTTTACACTCTTCACTTAACGATTTAAGTTCTTCGAAATTTGAATAAGCTCTGCCATGTCACCACACGAGAATCTGCAGCGGACTCGAGAGGTGGGACGAGGAGAAAAGGCAAAGCCTAAAGAtatgaaagaaactgagaaaaatgaaactgaaaGTGAAGAAATAACTTTGAGGGGGGATTATCATTTCTTTAGTCAGTGTAATAGTCATAAAGAGGTATCAGTGGAAGAGATGATCGAAATAACCTACTCACTTTATGCGGTTGCGGCCAAAAGcataaaaaaaacccaacaCAAGAATGAAGTCGGTCTTGGTTTGCGCAAATGCATAAGTTTCATATTGTGTAACAACTGCCTCCATGTTTTCGTAACTCTCCGTAAGACGCTCTGTCGGACGGGAACACTAATTTACGCCCGCGTATGAAAATAATTCTTTAGACTCACGCTGCTGTCAGGATCGAGGAAACTCCACCCTCCGTTGTCGATGAATGCCTCGGGGTCGTCATTGATGGTTTTCATGATTTTGGCCCAGTTTAAGCTCTGGATTCCTTCGGTGTATTTAATATCACATGAACTGCAATGCAGAGACAACAACCGGATAAACAGTAAATCAGCGACTCcataaaagcaaaaataattaatgagtcGGCCTTCATTTTTCTGCCATTGTTCGCCAAATCCCCGAACGGCGAAGGAGACCCGGTTGGGAAGCTAATAAACAACAACAGGGAGGAACTGGCACTAGTCCCTTATCTCCTAAGTGACCCTTTCAGCGGATTCTCTTTCTACATTGACGCAAAGAAGAGTAAGTAAACATTTCCAAGGGTTGAATAAGACTCTTGCATATCAGGCCACTTACTTTAACCAGTCTTTGACAGAATCGAGTGACGTCATTGGAATTGCATTGACGTGTTCCACTTTGCGTTTGTAGTCTTTGAACACAAACACCATGTCGAAGTTTTTAAGATGAAACTacaaaagaaagggaaaaaaggtGAACATTTGCACCGTGCCCGTGACATCCCAGAGCCAAAACAAGTATTAGCCGGCTGGTACGTCAAAAGGGATAAACGCTGTGGGTTCAAATTCCTCGGAAACAGGTGTCGGGTTTTTATCCGACAAAGCGGGACACTTGGCCCGTGAAATCTAGTTGGAGACTTAAGACAATTCACATGCAAATGCTTAAGTAGACTTTCAGCAACGATAAACCGCTGCCACTTATGCGGGCTTCATCTAACATTAACTTCGCGCTAAAAGCCCACGCACTGTCTCATAggtttctttatttccacaCATACAACTATACAAATTaatggaaatggaatttgtttacccacggaatACGTTAAGAGCGCccaggagctcgttcaacatgtgtccgcTCATTCAGGATCGAATAATACATTTTATACAGAAATGTGGTGGTTTGCGACGAGTTAATCATCAATCTGTTTGCTAACATCCAGTACCAGAGAGCATGAAGTTCTTTCCTCACCCCAGATATTAAGGAGTTGACATTTTTATGGGAAACTATGCCACCAGCATACAACACAAGGGGAATTAATTGTAATATAAACTGAGCATCGTTGacataaaataagaaaaagtaTCGGCCCCAAAATtgagccttgaggaactccagTTGAGCTTTGCGGATGATCTGAATCTGTACCATTAACCGGAACATATTGCATTCGTTTGCTTAAGTAACTGCGGAACCAATCTGCTTCTTTCCCCCCGATTCCATAATATGAGAGTTTCCCAAGTACGATGTTATGATCTATTGTGTCGAATGCCTTAGATAAATCTACAATCCAGAGCTATGTCTCCGCGATCAATAGCGAGCCGAATTCTATCCGTAAAACCAATAATAGCCATTGCATGACGTTCCTCGTTGTTTTCGGAAGCCAAATTGATAATCATACGGTAGGTTATTTTCTTCTAAGTGCTGAGTTAATGACCGACTAATTATGTTTT
The Montipora capricornis isolate CH-2021 chromosome 10, ASM3666992v2, whole genome shotgun sequence genome window above contains:
- the LOC138020786 gene encoding FACT complex subunit SPT16-like, translated to MDACVWEAERELRQRLKSVFKNFIDKVEGITHGQVEFDVPFRDLGFMGVPSRSTVLLQPTTHCLVNITEQPTFIITLDEVELVHFERVQFHLKNFDMVFVFKDYKRKVEHVNAIPMTSLDSVKDWLNSCDIKYTEGIQSLNWAKIMKTINDDPEAFIDNGGWSFLDPDSSGDEAHDSEDEPESEYAPSGSEEEEESSQEEYSSETETSEEGSDIEEDMGSEEESGKDWSELEEEAARADREKGMEETPTKKRKKPTSNKHDSPRSKKRKH